The following are from one region of the Actinopolyspora halophila DSM 43834 genome:
- a CDS encoding L-rhamnose mutarotase, with amino-acid sequence MTRVCFQLRIDPNRLDEYRHRHAAVWPEMLRELEASGRRNYSLFLRPDGLLIGYYETDSATASDAHLAESRVAAIWEEYMADLFVGQHGRADQTAITLEEVFHLEDQLAELDEHHPHAGTTPALDDSDPNEGER; translated from the coding sequence ATGACCCGCGTGTGCTTCCAGCTGCGGATCGACCCGAACCGCCTCGACGAGTACCGGCACCGCCACGCGGCCGTGTGGCCCGAGATGCTGCGCGAGCTCGAGGCCTCGGGACGGCGCAACTACTCGCTGTTCCTGCGTCCGGACGGGCTGCTGATCGGCTACTACGAGACGGACTCCGCGACCGCTTCGGACGCCCACCTCGCGGAATCGCGGGTGGCCGCGATCTGGGAGGAGTACATGGCCGACCTCTTCGTCGGCCAGCACGGACGCGCCGACCAGACCGCGATCACCCTCGAAGAGGTCTTCCACCTCGAGGACCAGCTCGCCGAGCTCGACGAGCACCATCCGCACGCCGGCACCACCCCGGCGCTCGACGACTCCGATCCGAACGAAGGAGAACGATGA